In Erigeron canadensis isolate Cc75 chromosome 7, C_canadensis_v1, whole genome shotgun sequence, one DNA window encodes the following:
- the LOC122609453 gene encoding F-box/LRR-repeat protein 12-like — translation MDDYCKRRRGICMISMLPDDCLFLVFGKLKTKADRDSFGLTCHRFLDVQNSSRRCLRTSDKCEISSSMIAKLLNRFTRLQYLGVSTGCRDFSNLIITNKLPIHGSRLRSLDLSNCFDFSHFDLVDRSYSSIINDAVVASVASSCPSLSTIRLHYSCVTDEGINHLATKLGRSLKWVDILGCSQITDLGISHLTRNCHQLRALRITQCHKIAGASILGLPPTLVALHAGECAFDATLVSGVLVRRSGGGGCSLEYLDVSFPWYRHQAASLAFGFPATLKVLNLMLCSPVTDADVINISKGCPLLQEWNLSGCNLITLLGWKSIASRC, via the coding sequence ATGGATGATTACTGTAAGAGGAGGAGGGGGATTTGTATGATAAGCATGCTTCCCGATGATTGTTTGTTTCTGGtttttggaaaattaaaaaccaaagcCGATCGTGATTCCTTTGGCTTGACATGTCACCGTTTTCTTGATGTCCAAAATTCAAGTCGTAGATGCTTGAGAACTAGTGATAAATGTGAAATATCATCCTCTATGATTGCTAAATTGCTAAACCGTTTTACCCGGTTACAATATCTGGGTGTGTCCACCGGTTGTCGTGACTTTTCAAATTTGATCATAACCAATAAATTGCCAATACACGGTTCTCGCCTGCGCTCTCTTGATCTTTCTAATTGTTTCGATTTCTCCCACTTTGACTTAGTCGATCGTTCTTACAGTTCGATTATAAACGACGCTGTGGTTGCATCCGTTGCTTCTAGTTGTCCTAGCCTGTCTACTATCCGTCTTCATTACTCTTGTGTTACCGATGAAGGAATCAATCATTTGGCGACCAAATTGGGGCGTTCCCTCAAATGGGTGGATATTCTTGGGTGCTCTCAAATAACTGACCTTGGGATTTCTCACCTCACCCGCAACTGTCATCAACTTAGAGCACTCAGAATCACTCAATGCCATAAAATTGCGGGTGCAAGCATCCTTGGGTTACCTCCAACGTTGGTTGCTTTACATGCTGGAGAGTGCGCGTTTGATGCCACGCTTGTTTCTGGAGTACTTGTAAGAAGAAGCGGAGGAGGAGGTTGTTCTCTCGAGTATCTAGATGTTTCTTTTCCTTGGTACAGACATCAAGCCGCAAGCCTTGCTTTTGGATTTCCAGCAACTCTTAAAGTCCTCAATCTCATGTTGTGCTCCCCTGTCACGGATGCCGATGTAATCAACATCTCAAAAGGTTGCCCGTTGTTACAAGAGTGGAACTTATCGGGTTGTAATTTGATTACGCTTCTCGGATGGAAGTCAATCGCATCACGTTGTTGA
- the LOC122609454 gene encoding protein SENESCENCE-ASSOCIATED GENE 21, mitochondrial-like has product MEEMARPFSSANLISSFLVDQLVGVATLQGTCIYIVTYLRQVVLEPQPIYMGSGVAMMKKASEESKKSTPWVPDPVTGYRKPEGQTNQIDGADQLRELILKQKTRRS; this is encoded by the exons ATGGAAGAAATGGCTCGTCCTTTCTCTAGTGCCAACCTTATCTCGTCGTTCCTTGTTGATCAACTCGTTGGTGTTGCAACTTTGCAAG gtacttgtatatatattgtgacTTACTTGCGACAAGTGGTACTTGAACCACAACCTATC TATAT GGGAAGTGGTGTCGCAATGATGAAGAAAGCAAGTGAGGAATCTAAGAAATCGACTCCATGGGTTCCAGATCCTGTCACAGGCTACCGTAAACCCGAGGGCCAAACTAACCAGATTGATGGAGCTGATCAGCTACGTGAACtaattttgaaacagaaaaCCCGTCGAAGCTAA
- the LOC122608528 gene encoding putative ubiquitin-like-specific protease 1B, with protein MDLKNRDGLKHVVKLIESDGYDFKLVKNWTPRLECGLQEYDKVFVPVYKISHWCLAVINNKDKKFQYFDSLGGSDSQVMKVLAKYIVDEVAAKKNQRIDVSDWEREFVKNIPKQENSYDCGVFIMKYADFYSRKSDHLFGQKDMPYFRRRMALEILRLNASE; from the exons TTAATAGAAAGTGATGGTTACGATTTCAAGCTAGTTAAAAACTGGACGCCCCGTTTGGAATGCGGTCTGCAGGAGTACGATAAA GTGTTTGTCCCTGTTTATAAAATATCGCACTGGTGCTTGGCTGTTATAAACAATAAGGACAAAAAGTTTCAGTATTTTGACTCCCTTGGAGGCAGCGATAGTCAAGTTATGAAAGTGTTG GCCAAGTACATCGTTGATGAGGTTGCAGCCAAGAAAAACCAACGCATTGATGTCTCTGATTGGGAGAGAGAATTTGTCAAGAACATTCCGAAACAGGAGAACAG TTATGACTGTGGCGTGTTCATAATGAAGTACGCAGACTTTTATAGCAGAAAGAGTGACCACTTGTTTGGCCAG AAAGATATGCCATATTTCCGGAGGAGGATGGCGTTGGAGATACTCAGATTGAATGCATCTGAATAG